TTTTAGCCATGTCGGCCGGCTGGCCAAACAAATGCACCGGCATAACCGCTTTGGTTTTAGGCGTAATGGCTTTTTCTATGGCTTCCGGCGAGATATTGAAAGTCTTTGGATCAATATCGACAAAGACCGGCTTGGCGCCGACGTATTTGATCGCTTCGGCCGTAGCAATAAAAGTGAAGGCGGTAGTGATGACTTCGTCACCAGCGCCGATGCCCTCGGCAATCAACGCCAGATGCAGTGCATCGGTTCCTGAAGCCACACCGATGGCATGTTTAACGCCCAGATACTCGGCCGCTTCTTTTTCAAATGCCTGTACATTAGGGCCTAGAATAAACGAGCAGTTTGCTATTGTCTCCGCCAGCCCTTGCTCAATTTCGTCTTTAATTTCAGCATATTGAGCCTTCAGGTTTACCATTGGTATCATATTGTTATTGCCTTTTATTTATTCAGAAAATCTTATAGCGTAGTGCAAAAAGTGCAGTTATTTGTCGCCTAACAAGCGCGTAATCTGTATTGCCGTCTCAAGCGCTCTTTTGCCGGCTTCACCGGACACCAGAGGATTCTCGCCGGTATGAATGCAATTGATGAAATGCTTGATTTCTTCCAGCAAGGCATCGCCGCTTTCAAACACAGATTCTTCGGTTTCTATTTCGGGAATACCGGGGAACATTTCCTTGGTGCCGGTACGGTGCTTGGTCAGAATACGGTTTTGGAAATCGACCGAGACATATGAATCGGGACGGAACATACGCATTTTGCGTTCCATCTTCATACTGATGCGGCTGGCAGTCACGTTGGCTACGCAGCCGTTTTTAAATAACAGCCTGGCGTTGGCGATATCAGTGCCCTGAGTCAGCACCGGCGTGCCGCTGGCATCGATGCGTTCCACTTCGGAATCCACCAGCGCCAGGATAATATCGATGTCATGAATCATTAAATCCAGCACCACGCTGACATCATTGGCGCGCGGGTTAAAGGGCGATAAACGATGAGATTCGATAAACAGCGGCTTTTGTTCGTTATCAAGTCCCAATACGGCCGGATTAAAACGCTCCAGATGCCCTACCTGCAAAATCAAGTTTTTTGCCTTGGCAATTGCTATCAATTCGTCGGCTTCCTCAACCGTTACAGTAATCGGCTTCTCCACCAGCACATGCGCGCCATTTTCAAGAAAATCCTTTGAAACCTCATGATGCAGCGTCGTCGGCACGACAATACTTACGGCATCCACTTCGCCAAGCAGCGGTTTGTAATCTGTCAGCGCTTTGGCGCCATATTGCCCGGCAACACCTCTAGCCGCCGCTTCATTAATGTCAACGACAGCAATCAGCTCGCAATCAGGCAATGATGCGTATTTCTGAGCGTGGAACTTCCCCAAATAGCCTGTACCAATAACAGCGCATTTTATTTTTTTCATGTAATTACTTTATATTTAGTTCAACTTGCACCCCAACAAGAAGGCTTGATAACAACAAAAAATTTTGCAATGTTATCCGCTCTGCTACGGGATAAAACCGGGTATTGTAAACCATCAGTCTATATTCAGAAAATTTTGTACAGCCGCCCTATTCACAATAAAGTCAAACACTTTTCGGTTTTATTGTCCCATCTGTGAACGTGATCTATCCGAGCTGCGACTTGCCTGCTCAGCAACTTTGTACATAATCGGTATCCTATTCGGGACCATGAATCAGTTGAACGCAAAGTATTTTCAGGTTCTCTAATAATGCACAAAGCAATTGATCGCCAATTTCATAACCATTGCCGTCATTAACGATCTTGAATTTTGTTAAATAATCCGGAGCAAATCGATATTCACAAGGCTGACCCGAGGTCTGGGTAAAAAATGATTACAGATGGGTATGCAGAGACTCTTTTTCTTCGGCGATCTTACGGGCGCTAATATCGACACCCAAAGTCAAAATAACCATCTCATTATTCTCATCATTGGACTTCAGCAGCGTGTGCAACCAAGAGACATTCAGCAACTTATCGGATTCAGTCAATAAGAAGCCGTCAACCTGAAACCGGCCGGAACCCAAATTGCCCGCTCTTAATTGGTTCAACTTGTTTAGATGCTCCTTATCCGATTCCGGCAGGAAAGCATCAAACACTTTACCGATTATAGAACGGCTATCGGACTCAAACTCATCAACGCCAGCCTGGTTAATGGTCAAAATTATGCCGTTCAATTTTTGGGTAATAATAATAATGGGCGCTGCTTCAACTAATTGCCGGATAAAATCCCTCTCTTTTCCGAGAGCCTGGCTTTTTTCCAATAATTTGAGCGTATTACGACGCACCTCCAATTCCAGAGACTCCAATTGGTCCGATAAGGTTAAGGCCGTATCATTTAATTTATCTAACTCATCGTAGCCCAAATTAGAGAAATTTTTTATTGCTATCTGTTGCTTAAATTCCTCGTATTGATTTTGCGATAACAAAGGTAAAGCCTGTGAAAGTTTCGTAACGCGGCGCAACATTAAATGCAGAACCACTACCAGCGATATGAGGGAAACCAAAAAACTGACAGCCCCTTGAAACCAGACTTGCTTCAGATCGTCTTTAAAGCCTTTGAAATCAGCCGTAATGTCATCGACAAACAGAAAAAAAGGTGGTCCTGCCGCCTCTTGATGAACGGGGAAAACTCTAACTTCAAAAACAGCATTATCCAGTTTTATCGTCTTGCTGTGTTCCAATAGCTCATCAAGCTTGAAATGTCTGGAAACATAGTCAAATACCGGTATATTTTTTTCAGGCAATGTCATGCCAGACAGTTTATAAGGCCATTGATACTCACCTGTCGCCTCATCCATGATTAGAAGACCGATATCCGAATGCGTTGCCCGCTTGTATTTAATGATAACGTCGGCAAATGACCGAATGACGCTAAAAGCACCGGTTATTTCGGAGTCTCTCATAACCGGCGTAATAGTCTGTTGAAAACACGTATGAGGGCAGAAAATCTGATGCGCCGGCGCTTCATTGCTCAGCACTTGCTTGACGGCCGAATTTACGGCAACCAGTTGGCTGCCCCAGGACTTTACAGGCTGGGCTTGTTTGTCGAAAAAAGTGACATTTTCCATGTCCCAACTGAACTGCCATTTCGACAAAGTTTCATCCAGCACCGATATTGCTTGGTTTCGCGACTTGTCGTGAGACGAGAGAAGATCAATCAACGATAACAGTTCACCAAATTGCTCTAGCACTAAAAATGAGTCTTCAGTGAGTGCTGTAGCGATATCGATATGATTATTTTGAATTTTTTTTCGGCCTATCTCAAAATTATCTATGGCTTCCAGATAGGAAAAATAGGAAAAAACGCTATGCAATATCAAAAAGACACTACCAAACAGAATGGCTAACTTCCATCTCAAACTAAAAAAGATTCCATTGATATGCATCTGCTTAACTAAAACCTGAACGATAATTGCAATCCATACAAATCCCAATCCTGAACAAGCGAACTGGTGTGGGGATTATCCGCCAGGGGCAACCACGCCGTACCATGAACGCGATGATATTCTGCTCTTAACATCCACGATGCTGCCGGGTCCCAGCGCAGACCAAACATCCAATCGTTAGCATAGGCAATATGATTAGGCAATCTGCTATTAGCGAAGCGTTGCCCATGCTTATCGTCTATATCGTTATAAATAACATCATAGCGAACGTTCGCCTGCAACTGCGGCAAAATCTGATATCCCCCTTGAATATACCAAGTTTCCGTAATCGATTCAGAGTCTGGAGGAGAACGTCCAAACTCACTGATCTCATTCCAACGATGGTCAAATTCGCCTGTTAACGAGAATTTTTCACCATTGTATTGGGCGGAAAACACTAATGACTGAATATACGCTTCGCCGTTTAACAACTTCTCGCCTACTGCCGGCTGATATTCAAGATCAATATTTCCGTAACTCACTGCAAAAATATATTCTCCGCCATTAATCTCATAATTAAGCTGCGCGGCAACAGCCGGCTTCGACTGAAACTCGCCTTGAGCATCAGGACCAAGTATAGATGATCGAATCTCTCTGTTATTCCCTAACGGAATTCCGACATTAAGCTTGATGGAAAAATCTCCATAAAGCGTGCGTTGTTCAGCATAAAGTGAGCCGCCATCGGAAGATACCAATAGCGAGCGTGAACGTTCGAAATAGATTCCCTGAGGCAATAATATAGTCGGATGCGTAAAAGAAACATCCCGAGTTTCATTATATAAACCAAACGGTGTCTTAATCCGGCCGGCACGAATACCGAGCCTGCCGCTCTCATAATTCAATAACGCTATGTCAACCAGGCCATAATCGAGGTTTACACTACCCCGGTCTACATCGCCATTGCGTCGATATAGACCTTGAGCTGTAAACCTTAATCGATCAAGCGGTTGATATGAGCCATTTAAACCTATTTCGGTCAATCCGGGAGTGATGCCATCATCACTTTGCCCAAAAATATTATTGTCGGATGAATGAAAAAAGCCCTGTGTTAAAAAACCATGAAACTCAATTTCATCGGGCACAATACCGGCTTGCGCAATACCGGACACGCAGAATACGCCCAACAACAAGATACCATTATTGGTATTCAAACAAGCGTATTTTTTCATTGTCCGGCCTGCTATTTAAATACCCGATTGCGTAAGGGGTATTCGCTATTTTATCAATCATTTCCTGTTCTGAATCCAGCTGAACGGGTATCGCGCCTGTCCCTGAAAAAAGCATTCTGTCCCATATCCTCCTGAGTTGATGCGGAAACATATCAAGATTATTTTTAACGAAATCCTTATGCAGGAGGTCGGTGTCAGATAGAGTAAAAACCTTTATTTGCTCGCCATTAGGCCAGAATCGTTGCCGCATCATAAAGATGGCGCGCGCATCTGCCTGCGTATATTGCTTCAAGGGTACTGTTTGATTAACGACTATTTCAGCCGCATTGACCGAAGAACAAGTTATTGTCGAGACGATAATGCCGACTTTTATAAAACTGATCAGTTTTTCATAGACATACGGCTGCAACGTAAAAGGTTCCATTAATTTCTATCTAACAGCATGAGTCTCTATAGACGAGTTTACTAACTCTGATTCTAGTGTTTACAGCTACATATCCTCACTTCTAACACTAAAAACAAAAAGTCCGTACGCCAAGGTCTAATGCCAGCCCCCATATTGTTTAGTAGGATCGCCTTTAAAACCGGCTGTCGTGTTTTTACCGCTAGCCGTTTTGCTTTGCGAAATTGCATTGATCGCTGCTCTGGCCATGTTTTCTTTTGTTACGCCGCCCAGATCTCGTGCTGAGCGCACCACTAATGAAGACATGGGCGTGATATCCTGCTTCACTGCCGTAGGGTCGAGGACTACTGCTTCCAGTAATTCATCGTGCCCCTCAATTTCCAGAACAACCGGATAAGCGGTATTAGCCGGAATATCCACCGAGTATCTGGAGTCCTCGTTAAGTGTTGCCGAGGTTATTGCGGCGCCATTTTTATCCTTGATTATAACCTTACCACTGGTTATCGGCCCGTCTCTATCTGTGACAATTCCCTCAATACGGGAATAGTTTCCAGCAGAAACCCCCTTATCATTTGATGACTCGCCGCAGCCGCCTAAAAGCAGCAGCATCCCAACAATGGCAAATTGAAACATGTACTTCATTATTTACTCTCACTGAACTTTGTCCAACGCAAACGGTTGGCGTTTGAAACCACAGTCACAGAAGACATAGCCATTGCTGCGCCTGCAATCATCGGATTCAATAAAATTCCAAATAGCGGATACAACAGGCCTGCCGCGACAGGAATACTGATTGTATTATAGAAAAAAGCACCTAGCAGATTCTGTTTTATGTTGACCAACGTTGCTTTGGACAGTTCGACAGCTTCAGGCACTTTCAATAACGAGCCCTGCAAAATTACCACATCAGCGCTTTCAATCGCGACATCGGTGCCGGTACCGATAGCCAGCCCGACATCGGCCTGGGCCAATGCAGGCGCATCATTAATGCCATCGCCGACCATGCCGACGATTTCCCCTTGCTGCTGCAACGCTTTCACCACAGCCGCCTTGTCCTGCGGCAATACCTGAGCCCGCACTTCAGAAATGCCTGCCTGACGTGCAATGGCCTGGGCGGTGACTTCATTGTCGCCAGTCACCATTATCAGACGAATGCCCTGATTTTTCATAAGCCGTACAGCTTCTGCCGAATCTGCCTTAATCGGGTCGGACACGGCGATAATGCCGACGATTTTCTGGTCCACTGCCAACAGCATCGGCGTCTGACCCAACGCAGAAAGCTTTTCCAGCTTGCTATTATATCTGGAATATTTGACACCTTTCTGATCCATCAGGGCTCTGTTGCCGAACAGTACGGATTGTCCATTAATCTGCGCCACCACGCCATGCCCTACAACCGCCTCAAACTTTCTGGCTTTTTCCAGCTTGAGCTCCCTTTCTTCCGCGGCCGATAAGATAGCTGCCGCCAACGGATGCTCAGAGCCAGCTTCAAGGCTTGCTGCCCATTGCAAAACAACCTCGTCGCTGTAATCGCCTACCGGTTCAATGGCTGAAACAACGGGTTTGCCCTCAGTCACGGTGCCAGTTTTGTCAAGGACTATACAGGTCAGCTTGCCTGCCGTCTGCAATGCCTCGCCATTGCGAATCAAAATCCCTGACTGGGCGGCTCTGCCGACTGCGACCATGACCGAAATGGGTGTTGCCAACCCCAGCGCGCACGGACAGGCGATAACCAGGACCGTCATGGATGTCACGAAGGCGTATCCCAATGCGGGCTCAGGTCCCCATGCGTACCAGATCAAGAACGTCAGCAGTGAAAGTGTGACCACTGCCGGCACAAAAACGGCCGAGATCTTGTCCGCTAAGCGGGCGATTTCAGGTTTGCTGCTTTGCGCCTGGCGCACGCTTTTAATGATTTGGGCCAATGCAGTATCGCGGCCGATGCGCGTTGCCTTGAACAGGAAGCTGCCGTTCTGGTTTATTGTGCCGGCGGCAACCTCTGACCCGGCTATTTTTTCTACCGGCAGCGGCTCGCCTGTCAACATGGATTCATCAACAGTGGAATGCCCTTCAAGCAGTACGCCGTCCACCGCGATTTTTTCGCCGGGCCTTACTCTCAACGTTTCGCCCAGTCCTACCTGCTCAATGGGAATGTCCGTTTCCATGCCGTTTCTGATCACGCGCGCCGTACGCGGCTGCAAACCGATCAGCTGGCGAATGGCGCCGGAGGTCTTGCCCCTTGCCCGCATTTCCAGCGCGGACCCGAGATTGATAAAGGCCAGAATGACCACAGCCGCTTCAAAGTAGGCATGTTGCGCCAGAGAAGGCAGCGTATCGGAATAGTCGATTATGATAGTGGAATAAAGCCACGCCGAGCCCGTACCTAATGCAATCAGCGTATCCATATTGGCTTGGCCTAAACGTAACAGCTTGATGGCGCCGCTGAAGAAATGGCCGCCCGAATAAAACAGGATAGCAAAGGTAATCAGCGCGACTTCCGGCCAGAACCACTGCCCTGTCGCCGAACCGATTTCCGGCAGCCAGCCGAAATGATCGCCGAGCATGAGCGGCAGGCCGATAACTGCAGCCACGGCTGCTTTCTTCATCAGATTCCGGTACCGTTGCAGTTCCAGCTCTTCCTGCTCGGTTATATCTTCCAGCCCCTCCATCACGGCTGCGTCATAACCGGCTTCCCTGACAGCTCGCGCTAAAACGTCGGGATCGGCCTGCCCTTTTACCATTGCCGAGTGATCGGCAAAATTAACACTGACTGATGTCACACCTTCTACCGCTGCCAAGGCACTCTCAACAGCACCTACGCAACCCGCGCAGCGCATGCCCAGAATTGACAACCGCAATTCTTTCGCCTTTGTATCAGAAGTTTCTTGCGCGCTCATAAATCACCTGGCATGGAAAAGTTAATGCAGTTACGAACAGGTACGCCGCTATTCTACATTAAAGCCTGCATCAGTAATGGCATCCTCAATCTCATCCAGATCCGTTTTGGCAGCATCATATTCAACGCTGACTTCATTATCCTTGGCGGATGCTTTAACCGATAAAACACCTTCGACAGCCTTCAGCTTGTTTGTGACATTCGATTCGCAACCACCGCATTTCATGCCGGTAACAGTTAATGTTACTGATTCAGTCATTTCGTCCTCCTTAAAATAATACTTTCATATTTAATATCATACTCGACTGACAGCCGATAAGCATGATGTAAATTGACCGTTCCAATATGTTCGTTTGATTTGATATTTATCCTGATCATATTAACAGGGAAATATATTATTTCCGCTGAAAATCAAAGCTTCAAGTCTACTCTATCAGCCGGTTTTTTTAATGCCAACAATGAATTTTGTTCCAATATTCAGAATTTAGTTTCTTGCCTTAGGATCAAAAGAATTAAAACGCTAAGTAAATGTACCAATTGTAATGTCCTTATCGAACAGACTAAACCCTTTTCCAAATTAATATATTGTCCAGCCTGGGCAGCATTGGACATATTGCTGCAGAGAAAGCTTGCCCGGTTACCATTGACGTGCGCCATGACTTCGGCCATATTAACGGATGAAGGTCCGACCGGAGAAGTGCAGCGATGCATTCTCAACTATAATTATGAAACATTTCGGCCAGACCATAGCTTTTCTTGATCTGGATCTAAAGATTTTTGGCAAAACTTATATCAAAGTATCAACTGGGCAAAAGATGTTCTGAGCAACATCATTGATATAAACTGCCCAGCTTCCACACCGATAAACAACCATGCAATTAAACACGATTACCAACCAAACTATTGCGCTGGCCGGCATTGCTCAAGCTGCGGCGCTGGTGCAACAACTGGCAACAACCGGCACGGCCGATGCTGCGGCCATGGAAGCCAGCATTGCCAGTATTTTAACAATCGATTCCGATAGCGTTACCGATGTTTATGGCGGCCTGTCTGGTGTAAAACTAGGGCTTGAACAACTTAATGAACAAATGACCGGCTATAAAATTGTCAATCCTGAGCAGGCGCGTTATTCCGCGTCCCTGGTTTTTCTGGAGAAACAACTGTCCAGTCGGCCGGATATGATCAAGACCATAAGAAACGGCGTGGAAAAAGCCCAGATCCAAAGCGGGCATTTCGGGCCGATGCATGAAAATGTACTGGCTAATCTTGGCGAGATATACCACAGCACGATCAGTACCCTGCAACCGAGAATCATGGTCAATGGCAATCCGGCCTATATAGCCAGGCCCGACATAGTCAATAAAATACGCGCATTATTGCTGGCGGGCATACGCTCGGCCATATTATGGAGACAATGCGGCGGTACCCGTTGGAAATTTCTGTTTTTCCGCAAAAAAATTCAAACCGAACTGGAAAATCTGTTGAAACAAGTTTAACCGCCAACATGACAACTCTTATAGAAGCCGAGCATTTGTATCGCTATTACGGCAAGCATTGTGCTGTCCATGATGTCAGCTTTACCCTGTCCAAAGGCGAGGTCCTGGGTTTTTTAGGACCCAACGGCGCCGGAAAAACCACGACCATGCAGATGCTTTGCGGCAATTTGGCGCCCAGCGCCGGCCAGATTAAAATCAACGGCTTTGATCTGCTCGATCAGCCCAGATCGGCCAAGCAGAGCCTGGGTTATTTACCCGATACGCCGCCCCTCTATCGCGAACTGAGCGTTCAGGAATACTTGCATTACTGCGCGCAACTGCACGGCATCCCGCGGCATTTGATCAAGCAGGCTGTCGACAAGGCCAAGGAGCGCTGCGGCCTTGGTGATGTCGCAGACCGGCTGATTACCAATTTGTCAAAAGGCTTCCAGCAGCGGGTCGGCATTGCCCAAGCTATCCTGCACAACCCGGAAATCATCATACTGGATGAGCCGACCGTTGGGCTCGACCCAATACAGATCCGTGAAATCCGTGAATTGATACGCGAACTGGGCCAGGATCATGGGGTCATTCTGTCCACGCACATTCTGACCGAAGTGCAGGAATCCTGCTCGCATGTGCAAATTATCCATCAGGGTCGGCTGATTCTGAATGAGACTATTGCCGGACTTAACCGACAAATGAATACGGGCACGTTACGGGTTACTACGCGCCTTGAGCCCAATGTGGGAGTGTTATTGACGCTGCCCGGCGTGACATCCATAGACAAAATAACCGAACATCAGATCAAAATCCATCACAGCATGGCTGACAACACAGTTGAGCGAATTGCCGAAACCATTATCGCCTCGGGATGGGGCTTGCAGGAACTGACACCTGTGAAGCAATCGATGGAAGATATTTTTATTACCCTGACCCAAGAGCCGAAACAGATCGATTTATGATTCTAGCTATTGCTGCGCGTGAGTTTAAAACCCTGTTTTTATCGCCGGTGGCCTGGACGATATTGGCCATCCTGCAATTTATCCTGGCCTTTTTGTTCTTGTCCCAGGTTGAAACCTTCACCATGCTCCAGCCTAAACTGACCGCTATTGAAGGTGCACCGGGACTGACCGATATCGTCGTCACGCCTTTGTTCGGCAATGCAGCCATTATCCTGTTGCTGGCGACGCCATTGTTGACCATGCGGCTGATCTGCGAGGAACGCCGAAATAAAACCCTGTCATTGCTGCTTTCTGCGCCTGTTTCCAATAGTGATATCATCATCGGCAAGTACCTGGGCACGCTCGGCTTATTATTGCTGATCATCCTGCTGACCGCACTGATGCCGTTATCCTTGCTGGCGGGCGGCGAATTGGATTTCGGTAAATTATTCGCCAACATGCTGGCATTATTGCTGCTGGTTTCGGCTTTCGCCGCTATAGGGCTTTTTGTGTCCTGTCTGGCCGGCCATCCGACCGTCGCTGCTCTGGGCACGTTCGGCCTATTATTGGTGCTGTGGCTTATAGACTGGACCACTGGCATTGAAGACCGGCGCAGCGAATTGTTTGAATACCTGTCCCTGCTAAGGCACTTTCAGAACATTCAAACCGGCCTGATCAGCACTGCCGATATCAGCTATTTTCTGCTGTTTACCGGCACATTCATCCTGCTCAGCATTCGCAGACTCGATAACGACCGCTTACAAAAATGAAGATATCCCAACGCATACATCAGCGGATACGCTTGAAAAACCTGTTTCTGACCCTGGTCTTATTGACCGCTATCGGCGGACTGGCCTGGTTAAGCAGTCGCTACACGCTGGAAGCTGACATAACCGCCAATGCCGGCAACACGCTGTCTCCCGCCTCGGCCAAGCTGCTCGCCTCCATGCCGGACCCAATAGCCATCACGGTTTACATGAAAGCTGATCAGCCAATACGCAGCCAGATTGCCCAATTGATTGATCGTTACAAACGGCATAAATCCAACCTGAGCCTTGTTTTTATAGATCCTGATGCTCAACCGGAGAAAACGCGCGAACTGAATATCGGCGCGGCCGGCGCCATTCTGGTCGATTATCAGGGTCGTACCGAGAAATTAACTTTTGTCGATGAATCATCACTGACCAATGCCCTGCTGCAGTTGGCCAATGCTCATGAACGCTGGATCACCTTCCTGACCGGTCATGGCGAGCGTTCTATTGAAGGACAGGCCAATTTTGATCTGGAGCAATTCGGCAAGGAATTGGCTCGGCGCAAGATCAATGCGCAAACCATTAACCTGGCCACGCTGCCAGCCATACCCGACAACTCCGCCCTGCTGGTCATGACTGTGCCGGCCGTGCCGCTGCTGGCTAATGAAACCGAGATCATCAGTCGCTACATAGAACAAGGCGGCAATCTGCTCGTGCTGACCGATCCGGATGCCAAGCATCTGGATCGGCTGGAACAGAGCCTGGGCATACGTCGGTTGCCAGGCGCCATTATGGACGGCAGCACCAAGCTTTACGGCATTACCGATCCGAGTTTTGTCCTTGTGGCGGAATATGCGCAACACGCCATTGCCAAAGGCTTTCAAACCACCACAATCTACCCTGCAGCCGCAGCGCTGGAGATGGATGCGGAATCTAATTTCCAGGCTGAAGCCATGTTCAGCAGCGCG
This is a stretch of genomic DNA from Methylobacter sp. YRD-M1. It encodes these proteins:
- a CDS encoding Gfo/Idh/MocA family protein is translated as MKKIKCAVIGTGYLGKFHAQKYASLPDCELIAVVDINEAAARGVAGQYGAKALTDYKPLLGEVDAVSIVVPTTLHHEVSKDFLENGAHVLVEKPITVTVEEADELIAIAKAKNLILQVGHLERFNPAVLGLDNEQKPLFIESHRLSPFNPRANDVSVVLDLMIHDIDIILALVDSEVERIDASGTPVLTQGTDIANARLLFKNGCVANVTASRISMKMERKMRMFRPDSYVSVDFQNRILTKHRTGTKEMFPGIPEIETEESVFESGDALLEEIKHFINCIHTGENPLVSGEAGKRALETAIQITRLLGDK
- a CDS encoding cache domain-containing protein, which produces MRWKLAILFGSVFLILHSVFSYFSYLEAIDNFEIGRKKIQNNHIDIATALTEDSFLVLEQFGELLSLIDLLSSHDKSRNQAISVLDETLSKWQFSWDMENVTFFDKQAQPVKSWGSQLVAVNSAVKQVLSNEAPAHQIFCPHTCFQQTITPVMRDSEITGAFSVIRSFADVIIKYKRATHSDIGLLIMDEATGEYQWPYKLSGMTLPEKNIPVFDYVSRHFKLDELLEHSKTIKLDNAVFEVRVFPVHQEAAGPPFFLFVDDITADFKGFKDDLKQVWFQGAVSFLVSLISLVVVLHLMLRRVTKLSQALPLLSQNQYEEFKQQIAIKNFSNLGYDELDKLNDTALTLSDQLESLELEVRRNTLKLLEKSQALGKERDFIRQLVEAAPIIIITQKLNGIILTINQAGVDEFESDSRSIIGKVFDAFLPESDKEHLNKLNQLRAGNLGSGRFQVDGFLLTESDKLLNVSWLHTLLKSNDENNEMVILTLGVDISARKIAEEKESLHTHL
- a CDS encoding heavy metal translocating P-type ATPase, with the protein product MSAQETSDTKAKELRLSILGMRCAGCVGAVESALAAVEGVTSVSVNFADHSAMVKGQADPDVLARAVREAGYDAAVMEGLEDITEQEELELQRYRNLMKKAAVAAVIGLPLMLGDHFGWLPEIGSATGQWFWPEVALITFAILFYSGGHFFSGAIKLLRLGQANMDTLIALGTGSAWLYSTIIIDYSDTLPSLAQHAYFEAAVVILAFINLGSALEMRARGKTSGAIRQLIGLQPRTARVIRNGMETDIPIEQVGLGETLRVRPGEKIAVDGVLLEGHSTVDESMLTGEPLPVEKIAGSEVAAGTINQNGSFLFKATRIGRDTALAQIIKSVRQAQSSKPEIARLADKISAVFVPAVVTLSLLTFLIWYAWGPEPALGYAFVTSMTVLVIACPCALGLATPISVMVAVGRAAQSGILIRNGEALQTAGKLTCIVLDKTGTVTEGKPVVSAIEPVGDYSDEVVLQWAASLEAGSEHPLAAAILSAAEERELKLEKARKFEAVVGHGVVAQINGQSVLFGNRALMDQKGVKYSRYNSKLEKLSALGQTPMLLAVDQKIVGIIAVSDPIKADSAEAVRLMKNQGIRLIMVTGDNEVTAQAIARQAGISEVRAQVLPQDKAAVVKALQQQGEIVGMVGDGINDAPALAQADVGLAIGTGTDVAIESADVVILQGSLLKVPEAVELSKATLVNIKQNLLGAFFYNTISIPVAAGLLYPLFGILLNPMIAGAAMAMSSVTVVSNANRLRWTKFSESK
- a CDS encoding heavy-metal-associated domain-containing protein, which translates into the protein MTESVTLTVTGMKCGGCESNVTNKLKAVEGVLSVKASAKDNEVSVEYDAAKTDLDEIEDAITDAGFNVE
- the hflD gene encoding high frequency lysogenization protein HflD, with amino-acid sequence MQLNTITNQTIALAGIAQAAALVQQLATTGTADAAAMEASIASILTIDSDSVTDVYGGLSGVKLGLEQLNEQMTGYKIVNPEQARYSASLVFLEKQLSSRPDMIKTIRNGVEKAQIQSGHFGPMHENVLANLGEIYHSTISTLQPRIMVNGNPAYIARPDIVNKIRALLLAGIRSAILWRQCGGTRWKFLFFRKKIQTELENLLKQV
- a CDS encoding ABC transporter ATP-binding protein, encoding MTTLIEAEHLYRYYGKHCAVHDVSFTLSKGEVLGFLGPNGAGKTTTMQMLCGNLAPSAGQIKINGFDLLDQPRSAKQSLGYLPDTPPLYRELSVQEYLHYCAQLHGIPRHLIKQAVDKAKERCGLGDVADRLITNLSKGFQQRVGIAQAILHNPEIIILDEPTVGLDPIQIREIRELIRELGQDHGVILSTHILTEVQESCSHVQIIHQGRLILNETIAGLNRQMNTGTLRVTTRLEPNVGVLLTLPGVTSIDKITEHQIKIHHSMADNTVERIAETIIASGWGLQELTPVKQSMEDIFITLTQEPKQIDL
- a CDS encoding ABC transporter permease subunit — protein: MILAIAAREFKTLFLSPVAWTILAILQFILAFLFLSQVETFTMLQPKLTAIEGAPGLTDIVVTPLFGNAAIILLLATPLLTMRLICEERRNKTLSLLLSAPVSNSDIIIGKYLGTLGLLLLIILLTALMPLSLLAGGELDFGKLFANMLALLLLVSAFAAIGLFVSCLAGHPTVAALGTFGLLLVLWLIDWTTGIEDRRSELFEYLSLLRHFQNIQTGLISTADISYFLLFTGTFILLSIRRLDNDRLQK
- a CDS encoding GldG family protein; the protein is MKISQRIHQRIRLKNLFLTLVLLTAIGGLAWLSSRYTLEADITANAGNTLSPASAKLLASMPDPIAITVYMKADQPIRSQIAQLIDRYKRHKSNLSLVFIDPDAQPEKTRELNIGAAGAILVDYQGRTEKLTFVDESSLTNALLQLANAHERWITFLTGHGERSIEGQANFDLEQFGKELARRKINAQTINLATLPAIPDNSALLVMTVPAVPLLANETEIISRYIEQGGNLLVLTDPDAKHLDRLEQSLGIRRLPGAIMDGSTKLYGITDPSFVLVAEYAQHAIAKGFQTTTIYPAAAALEMDAESNFQAEAMFSSAQQSWTETGPVSGEVRFDADSDEKQGPLPVAYALTRTVNGKNQQRIVVVGDGDFLSNAYIGNVGNLDMGLRIVNWLIHEDQFIDIPAKTATDKTLQLTETSVAVIGFGFLIVIPLLLVGSGFFVWRKRKQR